The Candidatus Hydrogenedentota bacterium DNA window GTCCTCGCGCTGTGTGCGTTGCAGAAGCCATTCGTAGAAGCGCGCAACTTCAACCATCATTGGATAGGTCTTTTGTTCGAGGAATTCACGATCTCCGACGTATTGCCATTGGTGCCAGAAGTGCTGCATGACCCACGCGGAGGTTTCCATAATGGGATTGAAGAGGTAACCGGCATAGAGCATGCCGTCGTGGCGGATAGGGTAATCGCCCGGGTTGAAGGTTGCTCCGGCGGCCTCTTTGCCGTAAGCGAAAGGTGTGTTTTTCAATGCAATGGGGAACGTCTGGCAGATTCGATCAAAGTAGGGCTGCGCAAGATCAGCATGGTTACAAATGAAGGTGGGCCAGAAGGTCTGTTGGAAGTTGTAGTCCAGCATGTAAATGCCATGCCACGGGGCCAGATCCATCCAGATCCAATTGCCGTTCAGAGAGGGCGCAACCGCGCCGGGACGTATGCAACAGCCAAGCAAATACACGTTGCGATAGAACAGTTCTTCGGCAAGTGCCGCGTCTTGAGTCGAAGCCAAATTGGCCTGCGCCTTCTCTCCATTGGATGCCGTGATCTCTATGGCGCTACGCGACCAGAACTCAGCCCATTCGGCAGCGTGTGCCGTATGGATCTTCTTCCACGGATCGTCTGCCGCATCTTCGGCCAGTCGGCAAGCACCCGCTGCCGGTTCTGTATCGCCGTCACCCGTAGTGCGAACCCCGACGGCAATGGTAACCCAAGGTTTCTGCGTCGAAGTAATCTTGCAGACTGCTCGATCCGTTTCTTGTGACAGTTCACTCCTGGCTCCGTCCACGATTGCCGCAACGGCTACGGAGAATCCTTCGGGGTACGTCGGTTCTGCGGGAATCCGTTGAAGCACCCAGAATGTGTCCTCTGTAATTCCTGTTTCTGGAGGCGCGAGAGGCGCGTTGGCAGGGTCGGCTGCGTTTTCTTTCGACGGTTGACTCATAAACGACGCCGGAGGTGGCGATGGCTGGCTCCAGTCGAGTGTCTCGCGCGGACGGTATATATCCACCTGCAACTTCTTGGCTGCTTCGGCGGGCACGCGTATGAACACGACATTCCTCGCGCGCTCGATAATGACAGCCACTTTCCCGTTAGGTGTATCGAAAGTGAGTGTGGCATCGACCAATCGCAAGTGGAGGTTTGAGATCTGTCCCAACCCGGTGAGACGAACCTGGCCCACCGGCTTAGGAGTTGGAGAGAAATTAAACTCGACGGCTTGCGAACAGTAGTAGTTGTTAGGGTCGCTAAAGTTCCATGTGCCGGACACTACCTGTTCAACAAGTTCATCGAATGTGATTATTGGTCTGTCATGGGTGTCGTTGAACCGGCGGTCCCAGACGTCGTTTTTTCCGAGGGTGAAGACCAGTGTTTCCCCATCCGCCCAAATTGATGCGCCCAGATCCCCGTTTCCAAGCAGCAAACCCAGGAGAGGTTCGTTGGTGGGGCTTGGCAAAACGAAGTCGTGCTTCGAGGCAACTACGGCGCCGTCTAGGGACTCGGCGGCACACCAAGGTACAGGGGCGAGCATCACTAGCAGTGGGACCAAGAATATCACTGACTTGAATGTTCGCTGATTTGACGGAAATGCAGGGTGGTTCAAAGTAGTAGCCCCCATCATCAGATTACGCCCGTTTCGATCGGATATGACGTGCTCCCAGCCCGGATTCTGCCGCCACTCAAGGTGCGTCGTGTGTATACGATTTGCCCGGTTATGGTGTCCATGCTGTAGGGCAGCATGGCCCCTTGCCACCGACCGTTACCGAGACGGCATCTTGAGACTGCGTACTACCTTCTGCCCGTTATGAAGATTGAGTGTACGGGCAGTATTTGTGAATTGGAAGGGGTGAAGTCCGGAACAAAGACGGGAGGAAGGAATTTGTGCGAATTCTGCACAAAGGCGTTGGCGCAGAGTCCAGCAAGGATGGCGTGAACTGACCAATTGCAGTGTCGGCGTACATGTTGAAAAGTGAAGTGCCTAGCCGTACAGGCAAGTCCAACTGCGAAGGACGTTACACGGTTGATTGTGGCACAACGGTCTGGGCAATAGGCCGATCGGGAATTCGCCCGGAAGATTCACGATGCTGACATGGCCGTCCATGTACAGCACGTTACACCGCCCGGACGCTGTGTAGCCTGAGGCGGTGCTCGTGGTGCATACTCACTTCAGTTAATCGCGAGAGATCCGCACGCGACTGCACAACCTTGGGGAGGTTTGGAGGGGAACATGGAGAATCTGACGCGACGTTCGTTTTTGAAGACTACGGGAGCCGGTTTGGCTGCCGCATCGGCGTTGTCGGGTGTGACGGCGAAGGCCGCGGCAAGTGAGCGTGTGCGGCATGCGGTCATCGGGCTTGGGGGGCAGGGGAAGCGCCACACCAAAGGCTTCGCGGCCATGGACATCTGCGAAGTGGTCGCCGTGTGCGATGTGGACCCCCAGCGCCGCGATGCGGCTGTGGCGGTCACGCCTTACCCGGACAAGATTGCCAAGCACGAAGACTATCGGCGGATTCTTGAAGACAAGACTATCGATAGTGTGAGTATTGCGACGTGCGATCATTGGCACACGCCGATCGCGATTGCCGCATTGATAGCCGGCAAGCACGTGTACGTGGAGAAGCCGTGCGGTCATAACGTACACGAGTGTCAGGCGCTTGTTGAGGCGGCTAAGAAGTCGGGGAAGTGTGTGCAGCACGGTACGCAGGCGCGAAGCGGCAAAGGCGTGATTGCGGCGGTGCAGGCGTTGCGTGAAGGCGCGATTGGCAAGGTGCGGATGGCCAAGGCGATCAATCAACAATTGCGGGCTCCTATCGGGCGCGCGCCTGAGGAAGCGCCGCCGCCGGGTGTGAACTACGATATGTGGCTTGGTCCCGCGCCGGTGCACCCGTTCACGAAGAACCGGTGGCATTACAACTGGCATTGGTTCTGGGATTATGGATGCGGCGATATTGCGAACGACGGTGTGCATGAAACGGACGTCGCGCGTTGGGGACTCGGCGTGGGCATGCCGAAGCGAGTCAGCGCTTCCGGTGGTCAGCTCTTCTATGACGACGATCATGAGACTCCGGATACGCAGGTTGTGATGTACGAGTACGACGAGTGCTATCTCATGTACGAGATGCGCTTGTGGTGCGACTATGAGATCGGCGGGATGGAAAACGGGACCGTGTTCTTTGGAGACAAGGGTACGATTTCGTTCGATGGCGGCAAGGGCTGTTTTCTCACGCTTAAGGGTGAGGAACCGAAGCAGATTGGAGGTGGCCACGAGTGGGAGACTCATGTTCGCAACTTCATCGAGTGCGTGAAGGCGAACGACAAGTCGAAACTCAATGCGCCAATCGAAGAAGGGGCAATTTCCGCGACCATGTGCCACATGGGCAACATTTCGACGCGAGTGGGTCGGTCGCTGGCAGTTGACACCAATTCCTGGAGCTTCGTAGGTGACGATGATGCCAATAAGCTGCTCAAGCGGGAATATCGAAAAGGCTATGAGTTGCCCGTATACGCGTAGTCCGGTCAAATGAAAGAAGCGCGCAGACTCATTTAAGGTCTGCGCGCTTTTTTGTCGTTTACGCTGTTGTTGCGTCAGGAACGATTGCGGCGGCGTCGCGACTGGAGTTCGGCCAGGACCAAGCCAAGCGCGGCCAATCCCAACGGGGCCAAGCCCGTGAGACCCGCCTGAAGCGGAACGTTGCCTGCTTTTGCGCTCGCGAAGCACGAGGCTCCGGGGGACACGCCATGCTGATAGTATCCGCCGGTGTTGTAGTTTCCGGCGTCGTCTTGACATACGTTATCCGGAATGGTGATGGTCACCGGTCCGGTTACGGTAACAGGCAGCAAATTGAACGTGTAGACAGCGTCTTCGCCGCTGAACGTATTTGAAGAGTGGAACTGCGCACCCGTGACGATAATGTCGCTCTGAGTAAATCCAGTCACCGGTTCGCTGAAGGTCACGAGGACTTGGATAACCGTGCTGATGCTGCTGGGATTGGGGGTGACGCTCGATATCGCTACCGATGGCGACGCCGTATCGACTGTGCGTTTGAATTGGGTAGCAGCTTTATTGGGATTTCCTCCCGCGTCTTTTGCGGAACCCTCCGGGATATCGACCGTGATCTGACCGGAGATGTTGGGAACGAGATCGAAGGTATAGGTGGTGCCCGAGCCGTCGAAGTCCTGAGCGGTGCATCCGCCGATATCGAGGTCCGTGACATCGAATCCGGTTACGCTTTCGCTGAACGTGACCGTGACGGGAATCGGGTTCTGGCTAGTGGTTTCGGTCGTCGATGAGGTGATGGTAACGGTTGGAGCAATGAGGTCGAAATTGACCACTTGCCCTTTTTCCGTGGCGCTCATGCACGTAAACAGGGGTTCAGGAAGCGTCAAAAGCTCACTGCACTTCGCTTCGGCGTCGCTGATACTCGGCTTTGCGGTAAGCAGGGTCATAAAGATGTATGTTTGTCCGGCAGGCAGGCTGAACGAGTATTCCCACGAGACATTTGCCGTGTTATTGACAAAAGAGACCGTTGAGGGAGCGATGCGGCGGCCCGGACCATAGAGGACATGGCCAAGGCGGGGGCTGTTCGATAAGCCGCCCCCGTCGTAATCCTTGAACGTAACAACCCAGCGGTCGGAGGTCGTCGCGGTATCGAGGGGCGCGGTGGATGTGCTGCCGATTAGCGTATTGGTTCCCGCGCCCATTGTTCCGACGAGCGTGACGGTGACGGTTTCGGAACTTCCCGAGTTGTTTTGGACGACATTCAGCCACCGGCAAAACGCATCGTCTTCCGGGACAAACACTTTGCGTTGTACGGTGAGGTTGCCGATGGTCTGCGGCGCAAATACCACTTGCCGGTCAACGAAAGAGGTTTCGCCTTCGCAGGTGGTGGTTACCGTGCCGTTTTGGTTGTAGGCGACGCCGTTTACGAGAAGTCCGGCGTAGCCTTCTACGCCGTTGGTGAGCAGTGCGGTGGTTGTGCCGCCCAGACTCGTGGTGACTCCCGTCACGGAAGTCGTGTATTCGGCCTCTTTCGCCGCGCCCGACGCCGACACCGAGGTAGTGAAGGTTACATCGGTGTTGATGTCGAATTGGACGCCAGAAGCGTCAACGAGTGAAACGACGGCTCCAGCCGTCGGAACCAGAGCGGTCACGATGACCGCTGCCAGGAGATAGGTCTTCCAAGTCATGACTGTGAACAACCCCTTCTTGCCCGTTTTTTTCCTCCGGCCGCACGCAAAGTGTGGCCAGAACGACTACCCATAACGGTGCCTTTGGGGAGTATAGGGCACCCCCCTGTCTCTTTCAATCACCATAACGCCGAAAGAGTTCCTTCATTACAAAAATGAATTGAACTGTTGTGGGAGCGGAAGGCTCTGACGTCAGGCGTGATATATGTGCAAGTCATTTTATATTAATGAGTTAGTGGCGATCTTGTCAGAAAAGCGCTGGGCAGCGCTTGAAACCGAGGCGACGCACTTGGGTTTGCTGGAACACTTTTTCGACGAAAGCGGCGATGGCGTCTGTGGAGATGTCAGAGTCGGCTATGGGAACCGTTGTAAGTGCTTCTGGCTGCAAGAGATCGTGGAATTGTCCCTCGCTTCGAGCGCGCTCCATCAGGGTAAAGCCTGCGCGGCAAGCCAAGCGTGTGCCTCCGGTGTAGTAGGGGTCCTGCGTGAGCGGGTCGGCCTTGACCAGCCGGGCGGTCTGTTCGGGGAAATGCTGCAAGTCTACGGCTGCAAACCGACGCATGATCGGTTCTTCCTCCACCGACGCGATGGTAACCTGGATATGATCCTTGGCCGCGGCGGCAGTGATTCCCTTGTGAACGCTCTGCAGTATGCGGCGGCCCAGCTCCGCAGCTTCGGCCGCGGAGTGGAGTTCGATGCCGAGGAGCGACTGAACGCATTCGTTCAGGCCTACAACGCCGACGGAACACCCCACCTGCTCGATATCGAGGTAGCGCCGGCCGGCATGTTCGAAGGCAAGCAGGCTCAGGGGGCCAATGCTGCGCAGGGCGAGGAGCCGCAGGGTGAACACGCGCTTCTCCACGAGAGCACGAACGGCCATTGCGCCGAGATTTTCGATCTCTTGGAGGGTGTTTTCGATGTCCCCACCGCGATATGCCGCGCGAGGGAGGTTTATGGACACGACGCCCAAGCACATGTGCCGGGGCTGCCAAGGTTGCAGGGTGGAGTCCACATCCCAATGGGGTTCGCGGTCGAAGACAAAATGCAGTCTGCCGCCCAGGGCCGTTTCGCTGACTGCTCGAGTCAGGAAATCCCGATGTCCGGTGGTTCGGAAGAAACCTTCCGAAATACGAATGGTCGCGCGAAGGCCCGAATTGAGCGGGTGCCGAGAATGGCCTTCCTGCAAGGCTTCCACGACTTCTAGGGCGAAACGGTGAGCGATGGAGAGATACTCGCCATATGTGCGACCCGTGGGGATACCTCCGGGGCCGATGGCTTCAGTTTGCCTCAGATGATCGGGCATCGCCCATTCGATGCCAATCTCGGTCACGGGCATTCTGCGATGGGCGAGACTATTTGGAGTGAATCCGAAAACCAGCAACCGGGCCAGCCTACGTAACTCGCGCGCGTCGGCGTCGGCCAGGAACGGGGCCATCAGCACGTTGAAGGCATCCCAGGAGTTGTAACCAGAGATGTGACTCTGGAGCGCGGCATTAAATTGGGCGGTCTGGGCGATCAGGGCTTCCGCATGGAGTGGGGGCGGGGCAAACCTGCCGCCCGTGCGAAATGCCATTCCGAATCGCTTCACGAACTCTACCCAATGCCGTCCTCCGTGCAGCCGGTCGATGTGCCCGATATCGTGGATGTGCAGATCGCCGCGGAGGTGCGAGTCGGCGACTTCCGCCGTGTATACGCGGGACAGAGCGAACTCTCGTTTGACATGTTCTGCCAGCGCGAGGTCGGTCATGGCGGGATCATGGACCTCTTCGGATTCGCCGTGGTTGGGCGCGCAGATGATACGCTCGGCGTCGTAGAGCGGCACGCCCAGGCGCATGTGCTTGCAGCGGTAGTCTTCCAGGCCGTGCTCTATCAACTTGGCGTCGACCAGTTCGCGAATCAGGGGCGCCGTGAGCGCGGTCACTTTGGCAGTCGTGATTTGGCTCTCGACCTCGATGGCAATCATGGATGCCACATCCTGCGCGATACCCGTCTCGCGGACCAGGGCTTCAACGATGCAGTCGCGATTCCAGACAGCCATGCGGTCATCGCTCGTGCGGACATTGAGCAAGTGGGTAACGCTGCTTTCAGAGCGGCCCTGCGATTTTCCGGCTTCCTCAAGTTCCGCGAGCAAGACCCGGATGTCGCCTTGGCGCAGCATGCGAATGCGCGACCGCTTGTCGCGATAGCGCGCGTAGGCGAGCCCCGTCTTTGCATGGCCCATTTCGATGAGGACTTTTTCGACGGCGTCGTGGACGTGGTCGACGGTCGGAATGGCTCCGTCCATGGACTTCGCGAGATAGATGGCGACGCCTGCCGCCAAGCCCTCGGCTCTATCGAAATCGTCGCCGCCGATCGATTGCGCGGCTTTGAAAATGGCTTCGGCTATCTTGCGCGTTTCGAAGGATACTTCGCGCCCGTCGCGCTTGCGGATTTTGGCGATGGGTTCAGGTGGGGCCGCGGAAAGGGCAGGGAATGAGAGTTGAGCATCGAACGCCCCCTCGCGGGGTCTACTGCCCGAAGTACTGTCAATCCCCGAGAATAAATCGTCGTACACGGCGCCCCGAACCCAAGTAGAAGAAAAAAGACCCCTTCCGCAACGAGGGGTCTTCGCAGTGTATCGCATGACCGGCGAATCGTGCAAGGGATATATCTACGCGAAGAGGCGGGGCAATTCACGTGTGTATGCAAGGACCTTGCCGTTAGCGATGCTCGGAACTTCGCATGTCCGGACAGGCCTGGATCTTCATGATGTGAAGCCCCCTCGCCATGCGTCAAAAGCGAGGGGGCTCTATGTACCAAGGTTCAAACTACTTCTTCGCGGGATTGGAGGAAGAGTTTGATTGCGACTTGTTGGTCGCTTGCGTCGACGTCATGTGCTTCTTGTGCGTGATGTGTTTCTTGTGAACGGGCTGGCTTGTTGCGGCCTGCGCGGGTTTGTTCGAGGCGCTTGCGCCGCCATCCGCAAACGCGGGAGTGGTCAGGCCAATGGCGCCAATTGCAACTGCGGCAGCGAGTGCCCAATTTGTCCACCGAGTCATTGTGGGATCCTCCAGTAAGTTCGCTTACTTTTGTTGTGGGCGCGAGAGTGAAATCAACGAAGATTGATAAGACTCCGCGCTCGTGTTGTCCATCGTGTCGTACACCGTGTCACCAGGTACGCA harbors:
- a CDS encoding Gfo/Idh/MocA family oxidoreductase, coding for MENLTRRSFLKTTGAGLAAASALSGVTAKAAASERVRHAVIGLGGQGKRHTKGFAAMDICEVVAVCDVDPQRRDAAVAVTPYPDKIAKHEDYRRILEDKTIDSVSIATCDHWHTPIAIAALIAGKHVYVEKPCGHNVHECQALVEAAKKSGKCVQHGTQARSGKGVIAAVQALREGAIGKVRMAKAINQQLRAPIGRAPEEAPPPGVNYDMWLGPAPVHPFTKNRWHYNWHWFWDYGCGDIANDGVHETDVARWGLGVGMPKRVSASGGQLFYDDDHETPDTQVVMYEYDECYLMYEMRLWCDYEIGGMENGTVFFGDKGTISFDGGKGCFLTLKGEEPKQIGGGHEWETHVRNFIECVKANDKSKLNAPIEEGAISATMCHMGNISTRVGRSLAVDTNSWSFVGDDDANKLLKREYRKGYELPVYA